Proteins encoded in a region of the Desulfovibrio sp. JC010 genome:
- a CDS encoding Fur family transcriptional regulator, with amino-acid sequence MQKEPQTVFIEYLNKNGLNITPQRRAIVETFLETEGHFTAEQLASYVRERTPEIGMSTVYRTLKLLVDSGVADCLDLGNKVDLYEHAYGHTHHDHLVCTKCGKKVEFTCECLERQQGVFAARHGYELTRHRVVLYGICSECQEKGIPTA; translated from the coding sequence ATGCAAAAAGAACCGCAAACCGTATTCATTGAATATCTGAATAAAAATGGTTTGAACATCACCCCGCAACGCAGGGCAATTGTAGAGACATTTCTGGAGACCGAAGGTCATTTCACAGCTGAACAATTAGCCTCATATGTGCGTGAACGCACGCCTGAGATAGGTATGAGCACTGTATACCGGACATTGAAGCTTTTAGTGGACTCCGGGGTGGCCGACTGTCTTGATCTTGGAAACAAAGTAGATTTGTACGAGCATGCATACGGACATACCCATCACGATCATCTGGTCTGTACCAAGTGTGGAAAGAAGGTTGAGTTTACATGCGAATGTCTTGAGCGTCAGCAGGGTGTTTTTGCGGCAAGGCACGGATATGAATTGACCCGTCACCGGGTGGTCCTTTACGGCATTTGCTCCGAGTGTCAGGAAAAAGGTATTCCCACAGCCTGA